The Candidatus Margulisiibacteriota bacterium region GAGGGCTATTTCCAGACAGACCGTACCAACGGTTTCAATCCGGACGGCTTTAACGCGCCGGATGGTACGCCGAAACACCGCAAAACCTATTTTGACCAGAGTTTTACGCCGGAGGAAAATCAGCAGGCGGTGGAGGATGCTTTATATCAGGACATTCAGGACTTATTGCGCTCCATCCAAAGCCAGACCAATTTTGCCATGCCGAAACCCAATCCGCGCCGCGCGCCGCCAGTTAGGGAAATTCATAATGAAAACACCAGACTTTATGCCATAACTGACGCTCTGGATCTTGTGCAGGCGTATACGGGCTGGATAACGGACGCGGATTACGAATTATTGCAGGACGCCTATCTGGAAGCCGCCGCCGAACCGGCAAATATAGAAAAATGCCGCGAATTAGTGGATGTATTAAAAGAATTGCAGATACAGTATTTGGCGGATAAATTTGCGGCTTTTTGTCTGGTATTGTCAGATAAATATGAAAAAATTATTGCGCAATTACGGACTATTGCTGTGACGTCGGAAAATATCTCCAGAATAACTGAAGCTGTTACAAAATTGACTTTGGTTAAAACCAGAGCTGTTGAGGATAGCGAGCTATGTAAAAAATACGGCATAACTCCTGCTATTGTTAGGCAGATACGCATAAATCTCTGGAAACTTGCAGAGACCAGGCATTTATTAAAAGAAATACTTCAAGAGACGGAGTCGCTTGTCCATAACTAGTATCTGATACTATAATCAAAGCCAATTTTAACTGCGGAGAAAACAATGGAAGTTCTCATCAAAAAACTGCCGAACATGGATGACCTGCCTTCGATGCGGTACATGACCGAACACGCGGCAGGTCTGGATATTTACGCCGCGGTGGCGGAGCCTGTCGTTTTAGCGGCTGGCGAGACTAAATTGATCCCGACCGGTTTTCAAATGGCTTTGCCGGCTGGTTATGAAGCGCAGGTGCGGCCGCGCTCCGGTCTGGCGCTCAAAAAAAATATCGGCGTGCTGAACAGTCCGGGCACGATCGACGCGGATTACCGTGGCGAGGTCGGCGTGCTCCTGACCAATTTTGGCCGCGAGCCTTTTACCGTGCGGCGCGGTGAGCGTATTGCCCAAATGGTCATCGCGCCGGTGGCCAGAGCGGAATTAAAATTTGTCTCCGAGCTGCCAGACTCCGCGCGCGGCGCCGGCGGTTTTGGCTCGACCGGGCTTTAAGTTTATTTATGCTGGAGATCAAATATCTCGGCCATGCCTGTTTTTGGGTGGCGTCCGACGACGGCCTGCGGGTTTTGACCGATCCGTACAGCGGTTTTCTGGGTTACGTTTTTCCGGAAGTCGCGGCGGATATTATTCTGGTTTCGCGTAATCAAGCTGAGCATAACTGTATCGAGGCGGTCGGCGGTCAGCCAGCGGTCATTCAGGGTGAAGGCTACCGTGAATTGAATTGGGTCAAGATCCGCGGCATTCCCGTCCAAACAGCCGGCGAGCCGCACAGCGCCAGCACGATTTTTTGCTGGGACATGCAGGCGGTGCGTTTTTGTCATTTGGGCGCGCTCAGTCTGCCGCCGGATCAGGAATTGCTGGCGCAGATCGGGCCGGTGGACATTTTGTTTTTTCCGGTCGGCGGCGGAACTGTTTTGACGCCCCAGATGGCCGCGCCGGTTTTGCAGCAGATACCGCACAAGTATGCGCTGCCTATGCTGTACC contains the following coding sequences:
- the dut gene encoding dUTP diphosphatase, which translates into the protein MEVLIKKLPNMDDLPSMRYMTEHAAGLDIYAAVAEPVVLAAGETKLIPTGFQMALPAGYEAQVRPRSGLALKKNIGVLNSPGTIDADYRGEVGVLLTNFGREPFTVRRGERIAQMVIAPVARAELKFVSELPDSARGAGGFGSTGL
- a CDS encoding MBL fold metallo-hydrolase — protein: MLEIKYLGHACFWVASDDGLRVLTDPYSGFLGYVFPEVAADIILVSRNQAEHNCIEAVGGQPAVIQGEGYRELNWVKIRGIPVQTAGEPHSASTIFCWDMQAVRFCHLGALSLPPDQELLAQIGPVDILFFPVGGGTVLTPQMAAPVLQQIPHKYALPMLYRTPYNPRPACDLAEFLVRQKNIIIPEPKNIWRLQRQDLKGAPQVVCLEYLPEENNVR